The following are encoded in a window of Arthrobacter antioxidans genomic DNA:
- a CDS encoding glycine cleavage T C-terminal barrel domain-containing protein: MELQIDTRVRKSPYWHLSHEAGCWRAQVYNRMYHPRGYIRPEDGGMMAEYEALVNHVTLWNVAVERQIQVKGPDAEAFVDFVITRDATRIPPMRARYVILCNEAGGILNDPVLLRIAEDEFWFSLSDSDLWLWLQGVNVGKRFDVSIREIDVSPVQIQGPKSVDLMVDLIGQAAAEIPSYGLLFSSVGGCDVIVSQTGFTGEKGYEIYLRDASLHAEQLWNAVLAAGRRHSLMVVAPAHHRRIAAGILSWGQDMDAETLPFQVNLGYQIPRQKTADYIGKEALEAARAAVEAGSPPYTHTLVGMKLGGRPIDDYAPDFWLISAAQDGDPIGYVTSPWYSPELGTNIAMGFVPTGLAALGTELWVHLPESYASEPGRPVSAEVVEMPFRQSVNPNQRELLKTRGMDAAV; encoded by the coding sequence GTGGAGTTGCAGATCGACACCCGGGTCCGCAAATCACCGTACTGGCACCTCTCCCACGAAGCAGGCTGCTGGCGTGCGCAGGTCTACAACCGGATGTACCACCCGAGGGGCTACATCCGCCCCGAAGACGGCGGGATGATGGCCGAGTACGAGGCCCTGGTCAATCACGTCACCCTGTGGAATGTCGCCGTGGAGCGGCAGATCCAGGTCAAGGGACCGGATGCGGAGGCCTTCGTGGACTTTGTCATCACCCGCGATGCGACGCGGATCCCCCCGATGAGGGCGCGGTACGTGATCCTGTGCAACGAAGCCGGAGGGATCCTCAACGACCCGGTGTTGCTTCGGATCGCCGAGGACGAGTTCTGGTTCAGCCTTTCCGACTCTGACCTGTGGCTATGGCTCCAGGGGGTCAACGTGGGCAAGCGCTTCGATGTGAGCATCAGGGAGATCGACGTGTCGCCCGTGCAGATCCAGGGACCGAAATCCGTCGACCTCATGGTGGACCTGATCGGCCAGGCAGCCGCCGAGATCCCCTCCTACGGCTTGCTCTTCTCATCGGTCGGCGGTTGCGACGTCATCGTTTCGCAGACCGGCTTCACCGGCGAGAAGGGCTACGAGATCTATCTGCGCGATGCAAGCCTGCACGCTGAACAACTGTGGAACGCCGTTCTGGCGGCAGGCAGGCGCCACAGCCTCATGGTGGTTGCTCCCGCACACCACCGGCGGATCGCAGCGGGAATCCTGTCCTGGGGCCAGGACATGGATGCCGAGACGTTGCCGTTCCAGGTGAATCTGGGGTATCAGATTCCCAGGCAGAAGACCGCTGACTACATCGGGAAAGAAGCATTGGAGGCTGCGCGTGCGGCAGTCGAAGCCGGGTCGCCCCCGTACACGCACACACTCGTGGGCATGAAGCTCGGTGGCCGGCCGATCGACGACTACGCGCCCGACTTCTGGCTGATCAGCGCGGCGCAGGACGGCGACCCGATCGGCTACGTCACTTCACCCTGGTACTCGCCGGAGCTGGGCACCAACATTGCGATGGGATTCGTTCCCACCGGTCTCGCTGCGCTCGGCACGGAGCTGTGGGTACACCTGCCCGAGTCCTACGCGTCGGAGCCGGGCAGGCCGGTCAGCGCCGAGGTGGTCGAGATGCCGTTCCGCCAATCGGTGAATCCCAACCAGCGCGAGCTGCTGAAGACCCGCGGGATGGACGCCGCCGTCTAG
- a CDS encoding dihydrofolate reductase family protein: protein MTVDTMVLGASTYRMFAEYWPTPASEDEIIAPSLNSLHRVVFSRHLTKAPWGDMAEAAVESGDPIEAIRRIKAETGGDIVVWGSLTLAETFLAAGVVDSVRLVVMPIAIGAGRGVFPPGQDPNMLTLHSATVYDQGLVELVYEIRASNG, encoded by the coding sequence GTGACCGTTGACACGATGGTCCTCGGAGCAAGCACCTACCGCATGTTTGCCGAGTATTGGCCAACACCGGCTTCCGAGGACGAGATCATCGCGCCATCCCTGAACTCGCTCCACCGCGTCGTGTTCTCCCGCCACCTGACAAAAGCCCCATGGGGAGACATGGCGGAGGCGGCCGTCGAATCAGGTGACCCTATCGAAGCGATCCGGCGGATCAAGGCCGAGACCGGCGGGGACATCGTTGTCTGGGGAAGCCTTACCCTGGCGGAGACGTTTCTGGCCGCGGGCGTCGTCGACTCGGTGCGGCTCGTGGTGATGCCGATCGCCATCGGCGCGGGCCGGGGTGTCTTTCCTCCGGGGCAGGACCCGAACATGCTGACCCTTCACAGCGCAACAGTGTACGACCAAGGGCTGGTCGAGCTGGTGTACGAGATCCGAGCAAGCAACGGATAA